Proteins encoded together in one uncultured Desulfosarcina sp. window:
- a CDS encoding NAD(P)H-dependent glycerol-3-phosphate dehydrogenase — protein sequence MKTNGEIEALPIGVVGAGSWGTALANLLADKGLSVDHWVYEDDVRQQMVEEKENQRFLPGVRLSNNLRPSGDLESVVAGKKLVLVVTPSHVTRQTMERCGYAIGSDTVVVSASKGIENQTHLTMSGVLKEVIPGLADDRLAILTGPSFAKEVARKMATVVTAASKNADTATLVQQTFATPYFRVYTIDDVIGAELGAAVKNVIAIAAGVIDGLGLGLNTRAALITRGLVEIRRLGLALGAQPRTFTGLAGAGDLILTCTGDLSRNHTIGKQIGEGNKLKDLLAAMHMVAEGVKTARSVYNLSRKLGVEMPISHAVYHVLYDDLDPKTALHQLMTRDLKAELDEN from the coding sequence ATGAAAACGAACGGTGAAATCGAAGCGCTTCCCATCGGCGTTGTGGGCGCCGGCAGCTGGGGGACCGCGCTGGCCAACCTGCTGGCCGATAAGGGCCTTTCCGTCGATCATTGGGTTTACGAAGACGACGTGCGGCAGCAGATGGTTGAGGAAAAGGAGAACCAGCGCTTTTTGCCCGGCGTCAGGCTATCGAACAACCTTCGTCCCAGCGGCGATCTGGAATCGGTCGTGGCCGGCAAAAAATTGGTGCTGGTGGTGACGCCCTCCCATGTCACCCGCCAGACCATGGAGCGCTGCGGTTATGCTATCGGATCGGATACGGTGGTGGTCAGCGCCTCCAAGGGTATCGAAAACCAGACCCACCTGACCATGTCCGGGGTGCTGAAAGAGGTGATTCCAGGGCTTGCCGACGACCGGCTGGCCATCCTGACCGGACCCAGCTTTGCCAAGGAGGTGGCCCGCAAGATGGCCACGGTGGTGACGGCGGCCTCCAAAAACGCAGATACAGCCACCCTGGTTCAGCAGACCTTCGCCACACCCTATTTCCGGGTGTATACCATCGACGATGTCATCGGTGCGGAGTTGGGCGCCGCCGTGAAGAACGTGATCGCCATCGCTGCCGGCGTGATTGACGGACTGGGGCTGGGACTCAATACCCGTGCGGCCCTGATCACCCGCGGCCTGGTGGAGATTCGCCGCCTGGGACTGGCTCTGGGCGCCCAGCCGAGAACCTTTACCGGGCTGGCTGGCGCCGGCGACTTGATTCTCACCTGCACCGGCGATCTGAGCCGCAACCACACCATCGGCAAGCAGATCGGCGAGGGCAATAAACTCAAGGATCTTCTGGCGGCGATGCACATGGTGGCCGAAGGGGTGAAAACCGCACGCTCGGTCTACAACCTTTCCCGCAAGCTGGGGGTGGAGATGCCCATTTCCCATGCCGTCTACCATGTGCTCTACGACGACCTGGACCCCAAAACGGCGCTGCACCAGTTGATGACCCGGGATCTGAAGGCGGAACTGGACGAAAATTGA
- the radC gene encoding DNA repair protein RadC, with the protein MTQILKNKPHKGAGHRKRLRDRFLKSGLDGFHDYEVVELLLTLATPQKDCKDAAKAALKQFKTLQGVLDAEPAELCRVPGIGPINLFGLKLVPAVCRRYLKRHIEGKTALTHSKALFDYLDQTIRGKKEECFVAIYLDAKNRVIADEILFTGTVTASAVYPREVVKAALAHGAAAVIFAHNHPSGDPAPSPDDMAITRKLVEACALMGITVHEHLIIGKDGYFSFADQGHMARIKADLDAR; encoded by the coding sequence ATGACACAGATACTCAAAAACAAGCCCCACAAAGGCGCCGGCCATCGCAAGCGCCTCCGGGATCGTTTCCTCAAATCCGGACTGGACGGTTTCCACGATTACGAGGTCGTCGAACTGCTGCTCACCCTGGCCACGCCGCAAAAGGACTGCAAGGATGCGGCTAAGGCCGCCCTAAAACAATTCAAGACCCTGCAAGGGGTTCTGGACGCCGAACCGGCGGAGCTGTGCCGGGTGCCGGGAATCGGTCCGATCAATCTTTTCGGCCTCAAGCTGGTACCGGCCGTCTGCCGGCGCTACCTGAAGCGGCACATCGAAGGCAAAACCGCGCTCACCCACTCCAAGGCCCTTTTCGACTATCTCGACCAGACCATTCGTGGTAAAAAGGAAGAGTGTTTCGTGGCCATCTACCTGGATGCCAAAAACCGGGTGATTGCCGACGAAATCCTTTTTACGGGGACGGTGACCGCCAGCGCGGTCTATCCCCGGGAGGTGGTCAAAGCCGCCCTGGCCCACGGTGCCGCCGCCGTGATTTTTGCCCATAACCATCCCTCCGGCGACCCGGCACCCTCGCCGGACGACATGGCCATCACCCGGAAGCTGGTCGAGGCCTGCGCCCTGATGGGCATTACCGTCCACGAACACTTGATCATTGGCAAGGACGGCTATTTCAGCTTCGCCGACCAGGGTCATATGGCCCGGATCAAAGCCGATCTCGACGCCAGATAG
- a CDS encoding phosphoglycerate kinase gives MNKLTVSDLDLKDRRVLMRVDFNVPLENGRVANDKRLRAALPTIQYVLKQGGALILMSHLGRPKGKRVPELSLKPCAEALQALLQQPVAFAEDCIGTAAEAAAKALSSGDVLLLENLRFHKEETDNDEGFSRALAALGDLYVNDAFGTAHRPHASTAGVTGFIAPCAMGLLMEKEIAYLGDALKQPERPFVAILGGAKISGKIDVIDNLLPKVDRLIVGGGMAYTFFKARGLEIGNSLVEADKLDLARSLIEKGGDKLVLPVDCICSDRFDFSARSVGELVPTAVDAIAADRYGLDIGPETVVRFQKILNNARTIVWNGPMGVFEIDATAAGTYAVAEAMAEATRNGAISVIGGGDSAAAVEKAGLAGQMTHISTGGGASLEFLEGKELPGVAALTDR, from the coding sequence TTGAATAAATTGACTGTCTCCGATCTTGACTTAAAGGACCGCCGCGTGCTCATGCGGGTGGATTTCAACGTTCCCCTGGAAAATGGGCGCGTGGCCAACGACAAACGACTGCGGGCCGCCCTGCCTACGATCCAGTATGTTCTCAAGCAGGGGGGCGCGCTGATTCTGATGTCTCACCTGGGCCGGCCCAAAGGCAAGCGGGTGCCGGAGTTGTCCCTGAAACCGTGCGCCGAAGCCCTGCAAGCCCTGCTGCAACAGCCGGTCGCCTTTGCCGAAGACTGTATCGGAACGGCCGCCGAAGCGGCCGCCAAGGCCCTTTCTTCCGGCGATGTGCTGCTGCTGGAAAACCTGCGGTTTCACAAGGAGGAGACGGACAACGACGAAGGCTTTTCCCGAGCCCTGGCCGCCCTCGGCGATCTGTATGTCAACGACGCCTTCGGGACGGCCCACCGTCCCCACGCCTCGACCGCGGGAGTCACCGGTTTCATCGCGCCCTGTGCCATGGGACTGCTCATGGAAAAGGAGATCGCCTATCTGGGCGATGCCTTAAAGCAGCCTGAACGGCCCTTCGTGGCCATTTTGGGCGGCGCCAAAATATCGGGCAAAATCGATGTCATCGACAACCTTTTGCCCAAAGTGGACCGCCTGATTGTGGGCGGGGGCATGGCCTATACCTTTTTCAAAGCCCGGGGACTGGAGATCGGCAATTCCCTGGTGGAGGCGGACAAACTGGATTTGGCCCGGTCTCTGATAGAGAAGGGCGGCGACAAACTGGTGCTGCCGGTGGACTGTATCTGCAGCGACCGCTTCGATTTCTCCGCACGGAGTGTGGGGGAACTGGTCCCGACAGCCGTCGACGCCATTGCCGCCGACCGTTACGGACTGGATATCGGCCCCGAAACCGTGGTGCGTTTCCAAAAGATTCTCAACAATGCCCGCACCATCGTCTGGAACGGACCCATGGGAGTGTTCGAAATCGATGCCACGGCCGCCGGCACCTATGCCGTGGCCGAGGCCATGGCCGAGGCGACCCGCAACGGCGCCATTTCGGTGATTGGCGGCGGCGACTCGGCGGCGGCGGTGGAAAAGGCCGGTCTGGCAGGCCAAATGACTCACATCTCCACTGGCGGCGGCGCTTCCTTGGAATTTCTGGAAGGAAAAGAACTGCCCGGAGTGGCTGCGCTGACAGACCGTTGA
- a CDS encoding VTT domain-containing protein, which yields MKKIIARKRYWVAGGTLAALLMCVWFRHEIAAGLMTAYRFLADRDRIEQLVTAFGSGAPLAFMGIQILQVIIAPVPGEATGFIGGYLFGSLKGFFYSTVALSLGSWINFAIGRFLGKRYVRNWIPDPTLERFDHLAKRQGVIVMFILFVFPGFPKDYLCLFLGITAIPLKVFLIIASVGRMPGTLLLSLQGDFLFKENYVVFAVVFAVTALVAVLTIRYRDAIYRWIEKLNGKTGTDR from the coding sequence TTGAAAAAGATAATCGCCAGGAAACGGTACTGGGTCGCCGGTGGTACGCTGGCGGCCCTGCTGATGTGCGTATGGTTCCGCCATGAAATCGCCGCCGGATTGATGACCGCCTACCGCTTTCTCGCGGACCGCGATCGCATCGAGCAGTTGGTCACCGCTTTCGGTAGCGGTGCTCCCCTGGCCTTCATGGGGATTCAGATTCTTCAGGTCATCATCGCTCCGGTGCCCGGCGAGGCCACCGGATTTATCGGTGGTTATCTTTTCGGCAGCCTCAAGGGTTTTTTCTATTCGACGGTGGCCCTCTCTCTGGGTTCCTGGATCAATTTTGCCATTGGCAGATTTCTCGGGAAACGCTATGTCAGGAATTGGATCCCCGACCCCACCCTGGAGCGCTTCGACCACCTGGCCAAAAGGCAGGGGGTCATCGTCATGTTCATCCTGTTCGTATTCCCCGGATTTCCCAAAGACTACCTGTGCCTTTTTCTGGGCATTACCGCGATTCCGCTCAAGGTTTTTCTGATCATCGCCTCTGTCGGCCGTATGCCCGGAACCCTTTTGCTGAGTCTTCAGGGAGACTTTTTATTCAAAGAAAACTACGTGGTATTTGCCGTTGTTTTTGCAGTGACGGCGTTGGTGGCCGTTCTGACGATTCGATACCGCGACGCCATCTACCGGTGGATCGAAAAACTCAACGGAAAAACCGGCACAGACCGTTGA
- a CDS encoding alpha/beta hydrolase → MTIWEEKRDRFTGSDGTSIFYRRLIPENPRFRIVLSHGLGEHSGRYGNVAEALCPLGASLWIHDHRGHGRSQGKRGHVSNFNDYVQDLKAMVSMAAAEGEEAVPTLVLGHSMGGLIALSFARQYPETIDGLIVSSPLLGVAPPPPAALQVVVRLLSVLWPTLSLSNKLDPTFISHDSDQVNAYVQSSWVHDRITARWFVQCMAEVQRTVAAPQEIRTPVLMQIAGDDHLVDCRASLSFFEALTVSDKTLCHYETLYHEIYNERLPDREKVLADLRQWISERFLS, encoded by the coding sequence ATGACAATCTGGGAAGAAAAGAGGGACCGTTTTACCGGCAGCGACGGCACAAGCATCTTTTATCGCCGGTTGATTCCGGAAAATCCACGTTTTCGGATTGTCCTGTCCCACGGCCTGGGCGAGCATTCCGGACGTTACGGCAACGTGGCCGAGGCCTTGTGCCCATTGGGCGCGTCCCTTTGGATCCATGACCATCGGGGCCACGGCCGCAGCCAGGGCAAACGGGGGCATGTCAGTAATTTCAACGACTATGTCCAAGATTTAAAAGCCATGGTATCCATGGCCGCGGCCGAGGGCGAAGAAGCCGTGCCGACCCTCGTCCTGGGTCACAGCATGGGCGGGTTGATCGCCCTCTCCTTTGCCAGGCAATACCCGGAGACTATCGACGGCCTGATCGTTTCATCTCCCCTTCTCGGTGTGGCGCCGCCGCCTCCGGCCGCCCTGCAGGTAGTTGTACGCCTGTTATCGGTTCTCTGGCCGACGCTCTCCTTGAGCAACAAACTGGACCCGACCTTCATCAGCCACGACAGCGACCAAGTGAACGCCTACGTGCAAAGTTCTTGGGTACACGACAGAATCACGGCCCGATGGTTTGTCCAGTGCATGGCCGAGGTCCAGCGAACCGTCGCCGCCCCGCAGGAAATCCGGACTCCCGTGCTCATGCAGATCGCCGGCGACGATCATCTGGTGGACTGTCGGGCATCCCTGTCCTTTTTCGAAGCATTGACGGTGTCCGACAAAACCCTGTGCCACTACGAAACCCTCTACCACGAAATATACAATGAGAGGCTCCCGGACCGGGAAAAGGTACTGGCGGATCTGCGGCAGTGGATCAGCGAACGCTTCCTGTCGTAA
- the yhbY gene encoding ribosome assembly RNA-binding protein YhbY, with amino-acid sequence MEAIKGFQKRFLRGLAHALKPVVFVGQKGFSPTLVKALDEALDQHELVKVKFVEFKEKEKKAALIQQLEKAVECELVGLIGHTATFYRQQADPDKRKIVLPSRAIKT; translated from the coding sequence ATGGAAGCGATAAAAGGTTTCCAGAAGCGATTTCTCCGAGGCCTGGCGCATGCCCTCAAACCGGTTGTGTTCGTCGGCCAGAAGGGTTTTTCCCCGACCCTGGTCAAGGCTCTGGACGAGGCCCTGGACCAACATGAACTGGTCAAGGTGAAATTCGTGGAGTTCAAGGAAAAAGAGAAAAAGGCGGCACTGATCCAGCAACTGGAAAAGGCCGTTGAATGCGAACTGGTGGGGCTTATTGGCCACACAGCCACTTTCTACCGCCAGCAGGCCGATCCCGATAAAAGGAAGATTGTCCTCCCTTCCCGTGCCATCAAAACTTGA
- a CDS encoding penicillin-binding protein 1A, with the protein MQRTWDTMGNRKPFGIRTLIVITVLVGLFSGATAGAFLAFTRDLPQIRELENFEPSAVTRVYSTDGVLLSELFLEKRMPVPIDRMPEALKKALIVTEDRQFYSHSGIDLKGILRAIVKDIMAGHFVEGASTITQQLAKTLFLTPEKTLGRKIKEALLAIQLERRYTKDELLALYLNQIYLGSGAYGVESAARLFFGVPASNMNLAQCALIAGLPQAPSRFSPLVNPDLAKKRRDLVLSIMRNRDIISEVQYRQAMAEPVTAGSRNKIQGSAPYFLQYIKPALEAAVGPDLLYKGGLTVHTTLSYRFQQTAEQAVKTGIADLHQRISKGKENSTPPQGALVALDVRTGGILSMVGGRDFSESPFNRAVDALRQPGSAFKPIVYALAIARGFTQASLVLDAPVVFKGAEDNEDWRPENYSGHYLGEITLRRALALSKNIPAVRLAERLGPSDLVQFAHKMGIQSPLSPNLSLALGTAGTNLLELTAAMSVFPRGGNRIAPFGVAEILDRDGEVLWRAKPSVRPVLTAVQAGIMVDMLQGVIQEGTGKRARRLNMPVAGKTGTTNDFKDALFVGFSPAAACGVWVGMDDASPLGDKETGARAALPIWIDFMTGTRSESAPLYFDIPDGTTKIFMDPVTGRQVGEKEKNAVRALFARGTEPSKK; encoded by the coding sequence ATGCAACGGACCTGGGACACGATGGGCAACCGCAAACCTTTTGGAATCCGAACCCTGATCGTCATTACCGTCCTCGTGGGCCTTTTCTCGGGCGCCACGGCAGGCGCATTTCTGGCTTTCACCCGGGATCTGCCTCAGATACGGGAGTTGGAAAACTTCGAACCCTCGGCCGTCACCCGCGTCTATTCGACCGACGGGGTGCTGCTGTCCGAGCTGTTTCTCGAAAAAAGGATGCCGGTACCCATCGACCGGATGCCAGAAGCCCTGAAAAAAGCCCTTATCGTGACCGAAGACCGCCAGTTCTATTCCCACAGCGGCATCGATCTGAAAGGCATCCTCCGCGCCATCGTCAAGGACATCATGGCCGGCCACTTTGTCGAAGGGGCCAGCACCATCACCCAGCAGCTGGCCAAAACGCTGTTCCTGACGCCGGAAAAGACCCTTGGCCGAAAAATCAAGGAAGCCCTTTTGGCCATCCAACTTGAACGGCGCTATACCAAGGATGAGTTGCTGGCCCTTTATCTGAATCAGATCTATCTGGGCAGCGGGGCCTATGGCGTGGAATCGGCTGCCCGACTGTTCTTCGGCGTCCCGGCCTCCAACATGAACCTGGCGCAATGCGCCCTGATCGCCGGACTGCCCCAGGCGCCCTCCAGATTCAGCCCCCTGGTTAATCCAGACCTGGCCAAGAAACGGCGCGACCTTGTCCTGAGCATCATGCGCAACCGGGACATCATCAGCGAGGTGCAGTATCGCCAGGCCATGGCCGAACCGGTGACCGCCGGGTCGCGAAACAAGATCCAGGGGAGTGCGCCCTACTTTTTGCAGTATATCAAACCGGCCCTGGAAGCGGCCGTCGGTCCCGACCTGTTGTACAAAGGCGGTCTGACCGTGCATACCACCCTCTCCTACCGGTTTCAGCAGACGGCCGAGCAGGCCGTGAAAACCGGGATAGCCGATCTTCACCAACGGATTTCGAAGGGCAAGGAAAACAGCACACCGCCCCAGGGGGCCCTGGTGGCCCTGGACGTTCGAACCGGCGGCATCCTGTCCATGGTCGGCGGCAGGGACTTTTCCGAAAGCCCTTTCAACCGGGCCGTGGATGCCCTTCGGCAGCCCGGATCGGCTTTCAAGCCCATCGTGTACGCCCTGGCCATCGCCCGCGGCTTCACCCAGGCCAGCCTGGTGCTGGACGCTCCCGTGGTTTTCAAGGGCGCGGAAGACAACGAAGACTGGCGCCCGGAGAATTATTCGGGGCACTACCTGGGCGAGATCACCCTGCGTCGCGCATTGGCGCTTTCCAAAAACATCCCGGCCGTCCGCCTGGCGGAACGGCTGGGGCCGTCGGACCTGGTGCAGTTCGCCCATAAAATGGGCATTCAATCGCCCCTTTCACCAAATCTGTCTCTCGCCCTGGGCACCGCCGGCACCAATTTGCTTGAACTGACGGCAGCGATGTCCGTCTTTCCCCGGGGAGGCAACCGCATTGCCCCCTTCGGAGTTGCCGAAATTCTGGATCGGGACGGCGAGGTTCTCTGGCGGGCCAAACCGTCGGTCCGTCCTGTTCTCACCGCTGTCCAGGCGGGCATCATGGTGGACATGCTCCAGGGGGTGATTCAGGAGGGAACCGGAAAACGGGCCCGCCGATTGAACATGCCGGTAGCCGGCAAAACCGGCACCACCAATGATTTCAAGGATGCGCTGTTTGTGGGGTTTTCTCCGGCAGCGGCCTGCGGGGTATGGGTGGGGATGGATGACGCGTCGCCCCTGGGCGACAAGGAAACCGGCGCCCGGGCCGCCCTGCCCATCTGGATCGATTTCATGACTGGCACCCGTTCGGAATCGGCCCCGCTTTATTTCGATATACCGGACGGCACGACCAAAATATTCATGGACCCCGTCACCGGCCGCCAGGTGGGCGAAAAGGAGAAAAACGCGGTCCGGGCCTTGTTTGCCAGGGGGACGGAACCGTCTAAAAAATAG
- a CDS encoding dihydropteroate synthase: protein MIVVADNLRITLPVIQQAVERFDPEPIRQMANACKAAGAQAMDINSGPLTRNPAEKMTFLVSNVRACVDLPLVLDTTNPDAMAAGLAVCNGRATINGISLEPEKLQRILPLARQTDADLVAYLLRPDGHVPADAAGRMEAAVQLFAKCEKAGITAERLIFDPIVAPLAWQDGNRQNMAVLETIRTLPDLLGTPVRTMAGLSNLTTGAPDAATRKRYQQAFLPMLAAAGTDFILMNVLDPDLMRTAKACRNITAGSIFSWQ from the coding sequence ATGATCGTCGTTGCCGATAACCTGCGCATCACCCTGCCGGTCATCCAACAAGCCGTGGAAAGATTTGATCCGGAGCCGATCCGGCAGATGGCCAACGCCTGCAAAGCGGCAGGGGCCCAGGCCATGGACATCAACAGCGGTCCTCTCACCCGCAACCCCGCCGAAAAGATGACCTTCCTGGTTAGCAATGTGCGGGCGTGTGTCGACCTGCCCCTGGTGCTGGACACCACCAACCCCGATGCCATGGCCGCGGGGCTGGCGGTCTGCAACGGCCGGGCGACCATCAACGGGATATCCCTGGAGCCTGAGAAATTGCAGCGCATCCTGCCCCTGGCCCGACAAACGGACGCCGACCTGGTTGCCTACCTGCTGCGTCCCGACGGCCACGTGCCGGCAGACGCCGCCGGACGCATGGAGGCCGCCGTGCAGTTATTCGCCAAGTGCGAGAAAGCCGGCATCACAGCCGAGCGGCTGATCTTCGATCCCATCGTGGCGCCCCTGGCCTGGCAGGACGGCAACCGCCAGAACATGGCGGTGCTGGAAACCATCCGAACCCTGCCCGATCTGCTGGGAACGCCCGTGCGAACCATGGCCGGCCTGTCCAACCTGACCACCGGCGCCCCCGATGCAGCAACCCGCAAACGCTACCAGCAGGCCTTTTTGCCCATGCTGGCCGCCGCCGGAACGGACTTCATTCTGATGAATGTTCTCGACCCGGATCTCATGCGCACCGCTAAAGCCTGCCGCAACATTACTGCGGGCAGCATCTTTTCCTGGCAATAA
- a CDS encoding U32 family peptidase has product MAQSTQKVELLAPAGTPEKLEIAIHYGADAVYLAGKEFSLRNFSANFSPDEMLAARRLTREQNVRMYVAVNVYPRDSEERAIADYLDFLKTVEPDALIIADPGIFIQARRQLPQIPLHVSTQANTTSSATATFWKQLGATRVNAARELSLEEIKNMASHSGVEVEAFVHGAMCMAYSGRCLLSSYLTQRDSNRGMCSQPCRFHYTVMEQTRPGKHFPIAEDSRGAYLFNSRDLCMIEHLPALIDAGIRSFKIEGRMKSVHYLAGVVKVYREAIDAWYRDPQAFRVQEHWLTELAAISHRGYCTGFYFGDPDQTAVNIDNLVIPGYRFVAQVLGPAAHGGVKVLVKNKIAVGERVDVLSPGVAARQDMIRKITDEYGISQPLAQPGSEAIVYLDMPPDRLDLIRRPEEREETKGP; this is encoded by the coding sequence ATGGCCCAAAGCACACAAAAGGTGGAACTGCTCGCGCCGGCCGGTACGCCGGAGAAGTTGGAAATCGCCATTCACTATGGCGCCGATGCGGTCTACCTGGCCGGCAAGGAGTTCAGCCTGAGGAATTTCTCAGCTAACTTCTCGCCGGACGAAATGTTGGCGGCCCGTCGGCTGACCCGTGAACAGAACGTGCGCATGTACGTGGCGGTGAATGTCTACCCGCGGGACAGCGAGGAGCGGGCCATCGCCGATTATCTCGATTTTCTGAAAACCGTCGAACCGGATGCATTGATCATCGCCGACCCCGGCATTTTCATCCAGGCGCGACGGCAATTGCCGCAGATCCCCCTGCATGTGAGCACCCAGGCCAATACCACCAGCAGCGCCACGGCGACATTCTGGAAACAACTCGGCGCGACGCGGGTCAATGCGGCCCGGGAACTGAGCCTGGAAGAAATCAAAAATATGGCTTCCCACAGTGGCGTGGAGGTGGAGGCCTTTGTCCACGGGGCCATGTGCATGGCCTACTCGGGGCGCTGCCTGCTGTCCAGCTATCTCACCCAGCGGGACAGCAACCGCGGCATGTGCAGTCAGCCCTGCCGGTTCCACTACACCGTCATGGAGCAGACCCGACCCGGCAAACATTTTCCCATCGCCGAGGACTCCCGGGGCGCCTATCTTTTCAATTCTCGGGATTTGTGCATGATCGAACACCTGCCAGCACTGATCGATGCCGGCATCCGTTCATTCAAGATCGAAGGCCGCATGAAAAGCGTTCACTACCTGGCCGGAGTGGTCAAGGTCTATCGCGAAGCCATCGATGCCTGGTATCGCGACCCGCAGGCCTTCCGGGTGCAGGAGCACTGGCTGACCGAATTGGCGGCCATCAGCCACCGGGGATACTGCACCGGTTTTTATTTCGGCGATCCGGACCAGACCGCGGTCAACATAGACAACCTTGTCATTCCCGGCTACCGCTTCGTGGCCCAGGTGCTCGGGCCGGCGGCCCATGGTGGCGTGAAAGTGCTGGTGAAAAACAAAATCGCCGTCGGCGAACGGGTGGATGTTCTCTCCCCCGGCGTCGCCGCCCGCCAGGATATGATTCGAAAAATCACGGATGAATACGGCATCTCCCAGCCCTTGGCCCAGCCGGGTTCGGAGGCGATTGTCTATCTCGATATGCCGCCTGACCGGTTAGACCTGATCCGCCGCCCGGAGGAAAGAGAGGAAACAAAAGGCCCATGA
- the cbiR gene encoding cobamide remodeling phosphodiesterase CbiR, which yields MPDRSNPKPSFPPLQTICKNRFPFAVACPSFVYPAGYVENVRRLAPFVDEIQLLFFESSPESLPSPELVKELSDLAAGQNIGYHIHLPSDIYLGHPDRDERRRAVEAIRTILERCRVLSPSTFTLHLERNPAGTENQPVERWRQYLLESLEHMLPTETPPRKISIETLDYPLEWVAPVIKAMDLSVCMDMGHLMVHGIDLQDFYENWKDRITVVHLHGVDGSEDHLPLDRLSDERMRTVLGLLQALKKMVVLENYAYSRLNASLACLAEGWSRTATKGM from the coding sequence ATGCCTGACCGAAGCAACCCAAAGCCATCTTTTCCTCCTTTGCAAACCATTTGCAAAAACCGTTTCCCCTTTGCCGTCGCCTGCCCTTCCTTTGTCTATCCGGCCGGCTACGTGGAAAATGTGCGCCGTCTGGCCCCCTTCGTGGACGAGATTCAACTACTCTTTTTCGAAAGCAGCCCCGAAAGCCTTCCCTCGCCGGAGTTGGTGAAGGAATTGTCGGATCTGGCTGCCGGCCAAAACATCGGCTACCATATTCACCTGCCCTCGGATATCTACTTGGGCCACCCCGACCGGGACGAACGCCGGCGGGCCGTGGAAGCCATCCGTACGATATTGGAGCGCTGCCGGGTTCTGTCTCCCTCCACGTTCACGCTGCACCTGGAACGAAATCCCGCCGGAACCGAAAATCAGCCGGTCGAGCGTTGGCGACAATACCTGCTCGAAAGCCTGGAGCACATGCTGCCGACAGAAACGCCACCGAGAAAAATCAGCATAGAGACTCTGGACTATCCCCTGGAATGGGTGGCGCCGGTCATCAAGGCCATGGACCTTTCCGTCTGCATGGACATGGGCCACCTTATGGTGCACGGCATCGATCTTCAGGATTTTTATGAGAACTGGAAAGACCGCATCACCGTCGTCCATCTTCATGGGGTAGATGGAAGCGAGGATCATCTGCCATTGGACAGACTCTCCGACGAACGAATGAGAACGGTTCTTGGGCTTCTGCAGGCACTCAAGAAGATGGTCGTCCTGGAGAACTACGCATATTCGCGGTTGAACGCGTCGCTGGCCTGCCTGGCTGAGGGCTGGTCCAGGACAGCTACCAAAGGGATGTAA
- the cbiB gene encoding adenosylcobinamide-phosphate synthase CbiB, with translation MGTEALVLALTVAVVLDLLLGDPLWLPHPVRWMGRAIEILEPRFRRLNLSPLFSGALMAAGLVLAVWIGCLLLVALAARLHPVAAVVVQTLMLYTCISARDLQDAALAVARALSQEGLTAGRRAVSMIVGRETDRLDETGVTRAAVETVAENLVDGFISPLFFFVLGGGPLAMAYKMINTLDSMVGYKNDRYLLFGRFAARLDDAANYLPARLSILFIALAAQLIDKTGRIALSTAWRDGRAHASPNAGFPEAAFAGALGLWMGGPNFYHGRLVDKPVIGKGLADARPVHIHQACRLMLTTAILFFLGAAGAIFLLATL, from the coding sequence ATGGGAACTGAAGCCTTGGTCCTGGCCCTGACCGTTGCCGTGGTGCTGGACCTGTTGCTGGGCGATCCACTGTGGCTGCCCCATCCCGTGCGCTGGATGGGCAGGGCCATCGAAATCCTGGAACCCCGTTTCCGGCGGCTGAATCTCTCGCCCCTTTTCTCAGGAGCCCTGATGGCCGCCGGCCTGGTGTTGGCCGTATGGATCGGATGCCTGCTGCTGGTCGCTCTGGCTGCAAGGTTGCATCCGGTTGCCGCCGTCGTTGTCCAGACACTGATGCTTTACACCTGCATCTCGGCCCGCGACCTTCAGGATGCCGCCCTGGCGGTGGCCAGGGCCCTGTCGCAAGAAGGTCTGACCGCCGGTCGCCGGGCCGTGTCCATGATCGTGGGCCGGGAGACGGATCGTCTGGACGAAACCGGTGTAACCCGGGCAGCGGTGGAAACCGTTGCCGAAAACCTGGTGGACGGATTCATCTCTCCCCTGTTCTTTTTCGTACTGGGAGGCGGCCCGTTGGCCATGGCCTACAAGATGATCAACACCCTGGATTCCATGGTCGGGTACAAAAACGACCGCTACCTGCTCTTCGGCCGTTTTGCCGCCCGCCTGGACGACGCGGCCAACTACCTGCCCGCACGCCTCAGCATTCTGTTTATCGCTCTGGCCGCCCAGTTGATCGACAAAACGGGCCGGATTGCCTTGTCCACCGCCTGGCGCGACGGTCGTGCCCATGCCAGCCCCAATGCCGGCTTCCCCGAGGCCGCCTTTGCCGGGGCGCTGGGGCTGTGGATGGGCGGCCCCAACTTCTACCACGGCCGGCTGGTGGACAAACCGGTCATCGGCAAAGGCCTTGCCGACGCCCGGCCGGTTCATATTCATCAGGCCTGCCGGTTGATGCTGACCACGGCGATTCTTTTTTTCTTAGGAGCGGCAGGGGCAATCTTTCTACTGGCGACGCTCTGA